From Onychostoma macrolepis isolate SWU-2019 chromosome 19, ASM1243209v1, whole genome shotgun sequence, a single genomic window includes:
- the tspan13b gene encoding tetraspanin-13b → MGCAGFTCSKNALCALNILYVMVSLLMIGIAAWGKCFGLVSSFQVVGGIIGVGVFLFFVALAGLIGAMKHHQVLLFFYMIILFLVFVVQFSVSSACLAINEEQQNHLLEVGWNNSLTTQRDVEKSLNCCGFSHMDINGSCAAPCFHYSTCTTCAAKIQEHAGEVLRFVGGIGLFFSFTEILGVWLTYRYRNQKDPRANPSAFL, encoded by the exons ATGGGTTGCGctggattcacctgctccaagAATGCCCTGTGCGCGCTCAACATCCTCTATGTT ATGGTGAGTTTGCTGATGATTGGCATCGCCGCCTGGGGCAAGTGTTTTGGGTTGGTGTCGAGCTTCCAGGTGGTGGGTGGCATCATTGGAGTGGGGGTCTTCCTCTTCTTTGTTGCCCTAGCTGGACTTATTGGTGCCATGAAGCACCACCAAGTTCTGCTGTTCTTT TACATGATCATCCTGTTCCTGGTGTTTGTAGTTCAGTTTTCAGTGTCCAGTGCATGTCTGGCTATCAATGAGGAGCAACAG AATCACCTGTTGGAGGTGGGCTGGAATAACTCCCTGACCACTCAGAGGGACGTGGAGAAGAGTCTGAACTGCTGCGGTTTCTCTCACATGGATATCAATGGAAGCTGTGCCGCA CCCTGCTTTCATTATAGCACTTGCACCACATGTGCAGCAAAGATCCAGGAGCACGCCGGCGAGGTGCTGCGCTTCGTCGGAGGGATCGGCCTCTTCTTCAGCTTCACTGAG ATCCTGGGAGTTTGGCTGACATACaggtacagaaaccaaaaggACCCACGGGCGAATCCCAGCGCCTTCCTGTAG
- the khdrbs1b gene encoding KH domain-containing, RNA-binding, signal transduction-associated protein 1b produces MENENKYLPQLLAERDSLDASFTHAMKLITAEIERIEKGETEKEIESYLDIFTQKNIKLKERVLIPVKQYPKFNFVGKILGPQGNTIKRLQEETGAKISVLGKGSMRDKTKEEGLRKSGEPKYAHLSMELHVFIEVFAPVPEAYVRMAHAMEEIKKFLFPDMMDEICQEQFMEMKFLNGGQEHGGRGRGGPPIRGRGGLPPPGVPRGRGMPPRGGRGGPPRGGAARGAPAGRGGPSAQLPRGAASNRARPPAPASQRMLPPPPHPPTQDSYDEYSYDDSYTEAGYESYDSYYSQPQAEPEYYDYGHGETQEGYENYAQDDWNGTQRPAGGGKAPAQRQTKPGLREHPYGRY; encoded by the exons ATGGAGAATGAGAACAAATACCTCCCGCAGCTGCTGGCGGAGCGCGACAGCCTGGACGCGTCGTTCACGCACGCCATGAAACTTATAACAGCAG AAATTGAGAGGATTGAGAAAGGAGAGACTGAGAAAGAGATTGAAAGCTACTTGGACATCTTCACCcaaaaaaacatcaaactgAAGGAAAGGGTTCTCATACCAGTCAAACAGTATCCTAAG TTTAACTTTGTTGGGAAGATCCTTGGACCGCAGGGGAACACAATCAAGAGACTGCAGGAGGAGACTGGCGCTAAGATCTCTGTGCTGGGGAAAGGATCCATGAGGGACAAAACCAAG GAGGAGGGCTTGAGGAAAAGTGGAGAGCCAAAGTATGCACACTTGTCCATGGAGCTTCATGTGTTTATTGAGGTGTTTGCTCCGGTTCCTGAGGCATATGTGCGCATGGCTCATGCCATGGAGGAGATCAAAAAGTTCTTGTTCCCT GACATGATGGATGAGATTTGCCAGGAGCAATTCATGGAGATGAAGTTCCTAAATGGTGGTCAGGAACACGGGGGCAGAGGCCGAGGAGGGCCACCAATCAGAGGCCGTGGAGGTCTTCCTCCTCCTGGAGTACCCAG GGGTCGTGGTATGCCCCCACGTGGTGGTCGTGGCGGACCCCCTCGAGGTGGAGCTGCAAGGGGAGCACCTGCAGGTAGAGGAGGACCATCAGCCCAGCTGCCCAGAGGAGCAGCTTCCAACCGTGCACGTCCACCCGCCCCTGCGTCTCAGCGGATGCTCCCTCCACCGCCGCACCCTCCGACCCAAGACTCTTATGACGAATAT TCTTATGACGATAGCTACACAGAGGCAGGCTATGAGTCCTATGACAGCTACTACAGTCAGCCACAAGC AGAACCAGAATACTATGACTATGGACATGGAGAGACACAGGAGGGCTATGAAAACTACG CTCAAGATGACTGGAACGGGACACAGCGCCCTGCTGGCGGTGGAAAAGCTCCCGCTCAGAGACAGACTAAGCCTGGGTTAAGGGAACACCCCTATGGACGATACTAA